The Melitaea cinxia chromosome 9, ilMelCinx1.1, whole genome shotgun sequence DNA segment ATAAGAACTTTCTGTCTCATTAGCTCATGAATTTAGGCTGtcttagtaaaatataaaatcagttGTGTACATCCATctgatttgtttgtttttatttaatttaatttttttacagtagTTTTCCATCTGGAAACAATTACCACACATGTTACGAAGTTCATACTAAGATTTATGAAAGCGTTAGAATCCATTCTTGTCTAAAAGTGtagaaacttaaaatttactttgtacTACTCGTAATTCCATCTGTTCATTGttacttttacataaaaaacCAAGTTCGCGCTATCCGACCTGACTTGGAGACTTACTGTCTTAAACAGTTATGAGTTTAAAGGTATTAGAGTGAATGACACCTTTAAGGCGATAACGTGAGACTTCAAAGGTCAAGGccttaagtttattttacttataaaatgcCACTGTTCATGGTACAAGTATGTACATGCAATATATTATCTTATCACCCTACAAAAAATTTAAGCGGTCGAGTAATTATCATTAAAGTCAATATAGACTTTTTGATTTATGTATAAatgattttatcttttaaagcAATATTGCCTCAAAATCTTGCCAATTACATCATTATAAAGGAACACGTCAAAACAATTTtggtaaaatcaaataattaaatataatattaataatgatagtaataaaagaaattacaaCCCATTTACTACCCGAGTTACGTCGAATCGAaccataaaaaattaatacaataccTCATATAATTACTAATACGGCGGCAACTATTAAATAGCAGTAACTTATAATTTTCAGAAATTGAATTCCGGCTAATACAACCAATTTGCATAATAATCGAGCGGCTTTCTGTTAAAGTTTTAgctgttatatttaattactttttcacTCCATAAAAGCacacttatatgtaaaataatcaaGATTTTTTATACCTGGAGGATTTTGgtgaagtttttaaattttactacggTAATATTCAGCTCGTGCACATTTTGATATGAGCTTCCTCTGTAAAAATTGTtggtgtaaattttttaagtaaaacatctttacgcatgcttgactagGGGGGTAAGCTGATGAATTcatgacgagagtgttacgaaaagtgtgattgggcgattTGGACGGAAGTAGAGAGGGAGATAAAGTTAGTGAACATAGAAGTTTTAcctacttcagtcgtgtagtctaaagcctacttgtttttttaaataaatttctcccGGTTACTTCGGGCTTACCACAAGGCTCACATCTCGCTccgttactttttaatttatttattaatgacgtGGCCGAAATATTCGATCAATCTCATTTTTTAATGTACGCGgatgacatgaaaatttttaaaaaaatcaatacatgGTCTGACTGTGAGCTACTCCAAAGGGATCTTGATAACTACTTACTAATGCAATCTTCAATCATCTAGTATTGTGTCAAGAAAGCTGAAGGAAAATGACATGCCGATAGAATATGCTGACCTTCTCAAGCATTGCCTTACATCTGGCTACATGTTGTGGAATAATCAGTTCTACAAGCAAGTAGATGGCGTAGCGATGGGTTCACCAGTATCCCCCGTTGTTGCCGACATATTTATGGAGGACTTCGAGGAAACTGCTCTGCGTACCTCGCCCATAACACCCAGGTTCTACAAACGGTATGTAGATGATACTTTTACAATATTACCATCTGATAAAGTATCCATATTCTTACAACATCTTAACTCCATAAATTCCAAAATTCAATTCACAATGGAGTTGGAGGCAAATAAATCTTTAGCTTTCTTAGATGTATTAGTCATCCGTAATCCCAACAATACCTTAAGCCATACAGTGTATAGAAAGCATACCCATACGGATAGGTACTTAAACGGCGAATCACACCATCATCCTACACAGTTAGCTACCGTgggtaaatctttgtttcagagagcacgagggatctgcgatgagcgacacctggagaccgaacatcaacatgtcaagcaagtactgcgagacaacaagcttcgggtaccgcgtcctcatcgcagtgaacgtgtgaaaccagccaccgtcgaacgagtacctgctgtgctaccttttatgaaaggggtcactgacaagattggcttcatcttaaagcgagcttctataaaaacttttttcaagccgccaaaaacgataagtcaatttttaccatctgtcaagtgtcatatacccttacaagatgcaggagtatacaagcttgattgtgactgtggtctctcttatataggacaaacaaaacgatcgattaaaactcgcgttaaggaacatatagctgacttaaaacatcgtcgctatactaagtctgcaatctgtgaacacagtctagacacagctagccattatattagattcgataaaccacagatcctcgcaaaagaacaccgattccaaccaaggatgatccgtgaggctattgaaattaaaaaacatccaaatttcaatagagaagatggctggcaattaccacctgcttgggaccccattattaatataattaaatcaaaaaccaagcataattcaccacagattaaagactcaattagcacattctgcgtagataggactatataagatattgatgtatgtcgggtagtttcgaataactttgtaacgttgggacgtctgacacctcagtcctcccgtgaccatggttgctgtaaagtatccgaaacgtcgggaatcaaaagttaacaataaaccgcgataaaatccgaaaaaagtgttttattaaatgagtaaaattcgcgtaaacattagaaaacaatatattaactaaacatacttaaataaaattaatattacgaaTGGATAGTACCACATTAATTCAACGATAAGAAAATCAGATAATTTTAGAGTAAgtggataatttatttttaatataaataaatagataataataatttaggcagtacacagatttaaaaaaatacaaaatttgccCTCAAGTATTGTTGTATCAAGtgtgtattaatataaactaatCTACAAGTATGTCTCTGACTGCTACGCTTGGCAAGCGGAAATGTACAAATGAAAAATTGCTCATTCAAATAAATGTGcaatcatatattaaaatattgctagAAAATTCAGttgacttatttaaatttatacaaaaattgtagTAAAAGTTTCTAAATGTCTGACAATAAAAAggaagtaaaattttatattttgtttatactgCACAATAACTTATAAGTAAGTTATAGAATTTATAAAGAgaatgactttatttattaaaaatataaaacaaattctactgtatattataataatagtttttctaCAATGTAGAGTCTACattatgtgtattaaaaaaataccaaaatccTACATTTAGGTATGTTTATAAACGTgtaacaattgaaaaaaaaattaattatattaactaaTTATTGTTTCAACAATGAAGGCCATCCCACTAATCACCCGTTTTACCATTAAATACGATGAGAATTTTACCATTATTTAGGACCGTCTTTAAAAGTATTCAAAATGGTTCACAGCTGGATTTAATATCGCGTAACAtacaaatataagaaatatattcgAATCCAGAATATCGCTGACAAATAAACGACCATTTTTATACTTAGATTACGCTTTTGCAATTACAGCGGCCATATACGCGTGCGGTAAAGTAAAGGTGCTTAGTAATAAATGCGTAACAGCGGAGAAATTATGGCTCATGTGTATTGATaaggaaataaataatcttCTTAATAATATCGCGTCAATCTTGATATACTTCTTGTCAAGTTATAGGAAAATCTCATCACACTTAAAGAACAAGTTACTCGTTAAGTTTGTTATCCATTACAATGCTAAAGAAACGCTAAAAAGACCTATGCAATgatagtattatttattgttcgTTCTCGACTATACTcagcaataataaaaaaggcttttgattcaaaaaaataacaataattacgtacttttaacaaaaaaaccgtcagcgtcggactaagtttgactagcccgttggcgcagttagtgaccctgctttcggttccgcgggttgtgggttcgattcccgtctgagtctgaatggtaatatttgtatttatatacttatatatgttttatttctatgtacactaaaaaaaactatttagttataacagtcggctgttaccattATCACAAGCATTAAGTAACGTagcttaggaacagatgaccgtgtgtgtatgctatatgatatttattaattattatttacatacgtCCTAGCTTATCTAGATACTCTAAGCAAAATCTCTCTAAATAGAAATAAGCTATCAGATATATAatcttttatgtataaaatttacgcCAGCCTTATAATATGTGAAAAGGTTAttgtaaagtaaaaaatgtttttaaaagtcaGCGAACAAAATCAGTATCGCTTTCACTGGACTCTCTTTTTCAACAGCACAAGAAGCTTATGCAAATTCTTTATTAAGTATGCAGTAACACACAACCAAGACTTGTAAGGTGGGTAATTAATAATCCGAGGCTCGTTTGCGATGCAAACTAGACCAGTCTAATTACAGGGCATCGCCTTGATTGGCATTTCATTACATTAATTGTTGACCGATTTATGTTTTGGATACGTTTAATGATGTCAATTTGTTTCGTAGTCATTGCAACCTAGTACAAGATCCCGCAAGTATGATGACAATGACTTACCAAAGTTTAAGTGTCAGTATTATTATGCTGCAAATTTATCATTGATTTGGATTTTAGGTTTTTAATTAGTGCTATAGATATATGTTTTCGGTAAAATGTGTTATACAATTGTCTTTAAGCTAAACAGTTGATTAAGTAACGATCGGTTTACTGTATAcacttaagttaaaaaaaaaactgctctACTTGCAAATCCGTTCTATTCGACTGACTAAGGGCTAGTTTCACCGATTATGGaaaacgctatttgacagatggtAGTATCCaaaagataaaagtttatgatacat contains these protein-coding regions:
- the LOC123656774 gene encoding uncharacterized protein LOC123656774, giving the protein MPIEYADLLKHCLTSGYMLWNNQFYKQVDGVAMGSPVSPVVADIFMEDFEETALRTSPITPRFYKRYVDDTFTILPSDKVSIFLQHLNSINSKIQFTMELEANKSLAFLDVLVIRNPNNTLSHTVYRKHTHTDRYLNGESHHHPTQLATVGKSLFQRARGICDERHLETEHQHVKQVLRDNKLRVPRPHRSERVKPATVERVPAVLPFMKGVTDKIGFILKRASIKTFFKPPKTISQFLPSVKCHIPLQDAGVYKLDCDCGLSYIGQTKRSIKTRVKEHIADLKHRRYTKSAICEHSLDTASHYIRFDKPQILAKEHRFQPRMIREAIEIKKHPNFNREDGWQLPPAWDPIINIIKSKTKHNSPQIKDSIST